A genomic region of Plasmodium malariae genome assembly, chromosome: 14 contains the following coding sequences:
- the PmUG01_14053900 gene encoding clathrin heavy chain, putative: protein MNQSNPLSVALADNLSSYDIQNESFRLGNVSIEGDKYICVKENVNDNIQVAVINLHNKVSTRKYMKAESVIIHPNEPILALRGTIKNVNTIFLQVFNIETKEKICSLNLNEYMNYWKWINNDTIAIVCERNIYHWNIDIYNTRKNKDNNFLTKIFEKAQVFIDNNSQILYYATDKEMKWCILCGISTQDQGKSIDGYMQLYSCEKKLHQTIEGFIGCFGSFIFDNLDLKPLFCFIEKKKNSTISRLHLMDIYSSKTEGNTPYKIMKEINLINDNLNDFPIYMTLNTLQGIIYVVTKCSYVYLFDEGTLTQIVKERISEDNIFICCNSKNGEGIYAVNKKGKIYYITVNYLNLINYLKLSNIEVKDKIIKNLCLKYGYPGCDYIAAYKKCINEMDFKKASKIICLLKNTKIFEDHSNSIAEAILIMNKKNIDIRIIPPLRTQQVLNSFKSFKNASGQLSPLLLYFSVLLEYDKLNSYESIELVRPVILQKKKEYLEKWIKDDKLTCSEELGDLVKVLDLHLALNIFLRCGAHNKIISTYCLLNMFSNVSSYINNFKQISFDFVNIFISIVNYDFPFSNDKDSSSFAALSTSSKNEGIDFFNDGSSTSANDTKQSRSSNNEISVQYIKFLCENNIPFDINSIVDYLLSKKKLQEATSILLDYLKDNKPEHKNLQTKLFEFNLYNNVQVAETLFQMDIFTYYDKNKIAYICEEKGLFQRALENYSNVNDIKRVISKSSCFQKNENNNQNFDGTNAGSNGSMNSNRSISTEWIKNYFSTLSDAICQDILFDFMKGSKVNMEIVISICVEYYRKIGIRKIINKFEECKNYEGIFYFVSSILNDLPNLLNKGNENISYNNNMNDDGSSILLSSAAGESYKNENPSILRIEDIHYVMFKYIEACVKINNIQELDRICKDKNAKYNPEQIKNFLKECKLSDPRPLIYVCDIHNYIEELAEYLYKNSLLKYIEVYVIKVNPNNAHKVIGVLLDLDASEDFLLNLLNNIKNISNIGNLIEIAEKRNRLKLLLPWLESRANEGYENIELHNALAKIYIDLNKDPENYLKNNNLYDKKMIGKYCEDLDPHLAYTAYERANGECDEELINITSKNGLFKLQAKYLISRQSMELWKIVLDESNKYRKNVIDQVIGSTLIESNNADEITVTVKAFIEKKLSSELIELLEKIVLHNSDFSDNKNLQNLLILTAIKSDSKKVMEYINRLDNFSGPQIASVAYEYNLREEAFVIYRKFNCHTSAISVLLDNILYSNKNTRGRNRKVLSLVDSSLYNNENAEFARQFGNYSNNYQEKNEIEYGSNELSNNDTLSNYCEENYEREDDNRGSDNDKDKDMDHVDPTLDAINYEGDLNRAIEYAQKCNNADMWFILGKAQLKLNKIIDAIDSFVKSNNPQAYKEVIEKCKQNNFYEHLITYLSTLREHNSLKDILVDSELIYAYAKLKRTTEMTKFINSTNSANLQLIGDRLYKEQEYEVAKILYSNIPNNQKLTFCYLKLKEYSLAIEAAKKAKSIKTWKEVNFICVKYKQLKYAHTAGLQLIMHADHLDEIIKIYEKKKYICELISLLENGLSNDRAHVGIYTELGILYAKYKPEKLMEFIRNYANKMNTRKLIDVCQYEYLLKEAVYLYISYDEYNLAVDTIIKHSPTAYSPDTFMQVIHKVTNSDIIHKVIDFYIDEHPLNLYNLLKILENKIDNNRLVQTLKKSNNLPLIQKYLEDIQVQNITAVNETLNEIYLQNDDYISLGNSIDEYDNFNQMNLINKLENHKLPEMRRIAALLYKKNKKYKEAINLSKKEEQYKDAIEIARVSKNNLYIEDLINHFIEINNKEALCACLIVCYDILKPDYILEIVWSSGFKDQAMLYFIQIVSDYTNQIDTMKKQIEDMQKEKKMNKSAPNDYSVNSMSSQFTYSLNNNLSIMPPQNNYMSSNSQFDKYDMFSNNAHF from the coding sequence atgaatcAAAGTAATCCCTTATCTGTGGCGCTTGCTGACAATTTAAGCTCATACGATATTCAAAATGAATCCTTTCGCCTAGGCAATGTATCTATTGAGggagataaatatatatgcgttAAGGAAAATGTAAATGATAACATTCAAGTAGCAGTcataaatttacataataagGTCAGCACTcgtaaatatatgaaagCTGAAAGTGTCATTATCCATCCTAATGAACCAATATTAGCATTAAGGGgtacaataaaaaatgtaaatactatatttttgcaAGTTTTTAACATTGAaacgaaagaaaaaatatgctcgttaaatttaaatgagtACATGAATTACTGGAAATGGATAAATAATGATACAATTGCAATTGTATGtgaaagaaatatttatcattgGAACAtcgatatatataatacgagaaaaaataaagataataatttcttaacaaaaatttttgaaaaagcaCAAGTATTTATTGATAACAATTCACAAATATTGTATTATGCAACAGATAAAGAAATGAAATGGTGTATACTATGTGGTATATCTACTCAGGATCAAGGGAAAAGTATTGACGGGTATATGCAACTCTATTCATGTGAAAAAAAGTTGCATCAAACAATTGAAGGGTTTATAGGTTGTTTtggttcatttatttttgataatttGGATTTGAAACCACTCTTCTgttttattgaaaaaaaaaaaaattccacGATATCAAGATTGCATTTAATGGATATATACAGTAGCAAGACTGAAGGAAATACGCCatacaaaattatgaaagaaattaatttaataaatgataatttgAACGATTTTCCAATTTATATGACTTTAAATACTTTGCAaggtattatatatgttgttACTAAATGCAGTTATGTGTACCTATTTGATGAGGGTACACTAACCCAAATAGTGAAGGAAAGAATTAGTGaagataatattttcatatgcTGTAATAGCAAAAATGGTGAAGGAATTTATGCAgtaaacaaaaaaggaaaaatttattacatcACAGTTAATTACTTAAATCTTATAAACTATTTGAAATTATCCAACATAGAAGTTaaggataaaataataaaaaatctgTGTCTTAAGTATGGTTATCCAGGATGTGACTACATAGcagcatataaaaaatgtataaatgaaatGGATTTTAAGAAGGCTTCCAAAATTATATGCTTATTgaaaaatacgaaaattTTCGAAGATCATTCCAATTCTATTGCTGAAGCAATAttaattatgaataaaaaaaatatagatattaGAATTATACCACCTCTAAGAACTCAGCAAGTGTTAAACAGttttaaatcttttaaaaatgcatCTGGACAGTTATCACCACTACTACTATActtttctgttttattagaatatgataaattaaatagCTATGAATCCATTGAACTGGTAAGACCTgtaattttgcaaaaaaagaaagagtaTTTAGAGAAATGGATAAAGGATGATAAGTTAACTTGTTCAGAAGAATTAGGTGATTTAGTTAAAGTTCTAGATTTACATTTagcattaaatatttttttaagatgTGGAGctcataataaaataatttccaCCTATTGTCTTCTGAACATGTTTAGTAATGTATCAAGCtatataaacaattttaaacaaatatcatttgattttgtaaatatatttatttctattgTTAATTATGATTTTCCATTTAGCAATGATAAGGATTCAAGTTCTTTTGCAGCTTTAAGTACTTCATCGAAAAATGAAGGGATAGATTTTTTTAACGATGGTAGCAGTACAAGTGCTAATGATACGAAACAAAGCAGAagtagtaataatgaaatatctgtgcaatacataaaatttctATGTGAGAATAACATTCCCTTTGATATTAATAGTATTGTAGACTATTTATTAAGTAAGAAAAAGTTACAAGAAGCTACATCTATATTATTAGATTATCTAAAGGATAATAAACCAGagcataaaaatttacaaacaaagttatttgaatttaatttatataacaatGTTCAAGTAGCAGAAACGTTATTTCAAATGGATATTTTTACATactatgataaaaataaaatagccTATATATGTGAAGAAAAGGGATTATTTCAAAGGGCCCTAGAAAATTACAGCAATGTAAATGATATAAAGAGAGTGATTTCAAAATCATCGTGTTTtcagaaaaatgaaaataacaaTCAGAACTTTGATGGCACAAATGCTGGTAGTAATGGATCCATGAACTCAAACAGAAGTATATCGACCGAGTGGataaaaaactatttttCTACTTTAAGTGATGCTATATGTCAAGATATTTTATTCGATTTTATGAAAGGAAGTAAAGTAAATATGGAAATTGTTATTTCTATATGTGTTGAATATTACAGAAAAATAGGAatcagaaaaataattaacaagtttgaagaatgtaaaaattatgaaggaatattttatttcgttagttccattttaaatgatttacctaatttattaaacaagggaaatgaaaatatatcctacaataataatatgaatgatGATGGTTCCTCTATTTTACTCTCATCTGCTGCTGGAGAATcatacaaaaatgaaaacccGTCAATTTTAAGAATTGAAGATATTCATTATGTcatgtttaaatatattgaagCTTGTGtaaagataaataatattcaaGAGTTAGATAGGATATGTAAGGATAAAAATGCGAAATATAATCCTGAACaaataaagaattttttaaaagagtgCAAATTATCAGATCCGCGCCCTTTGATATATGTGTGTGAcattcataattatattgaaGAATTAGcagaatatttatataaaaatagtttgttaaaatatattgaagtatatgtaataaaagtGAATCCAAATAATGCTCACAAGGTTATAGGTGTTTTATTAGATCTAGATGCATCAGAagattttcttttaaatttattaaataatataaaaaatatatcaaatattggcaatttaatagaaatagcagaaaaaagaaatagacTTAAATTATTGTTACCGTGGCTTGAAAGCAGAGCTAATGAAGGTTATGAAAACATTGAATTACATAATGCTttagcaaaaatatatatagatttaaataaagatccagagaattatttaaagaataataacttgtatgataaaaaaatgataggGAAATATTGTGAAGATCTAGATCCACATTTAGCATATACCGCATATGAAAGAGCTAATGGAGAATGTGATGAAGAACTTATTAACATAACAAGTAAAAATGGACTCTTTAAATTACaagcaaaatatttaatatcaaGACAATCTATGGAACTATGGAAAATTGTTTTGGATGaatcaaataaatatagaaagaaTGTTATTGATCAAGTTATTGGTTCGACTCTTATTGAATCGAACAATGCAGATGAGATTACAGTAACTGTTAAAGCATTTATTGAAAAGAAGTTAAGTAGTGAGTTAATTGAactattagaaaaaattgttttgCATAATAGTGATTTtagtgataataaaaatttacaaaatctGCTCATTTTAACAGCTATTAAATCGGATTCTAAAAAAGTTATGGAATATATTAATCGACTTGATAATTTTTCAGGTCCTCAAATTGCATCTGTTGcttatgaatataatttgAGAGAAGAGgcttttgttatttatagaaaatttaaCTGTCATACATCTGCCATTTCTGTTTTACtggataatattttatatagtaaCAAAAATACAAGAGGTAGAAATAGAAAAGTGTTATCTCTTGTTGATTCGTctctatataataatgaaaatgccGAGTTTGCAAGGCAGTTTGGAAATTATAGCAATAATTAtcaggaaaaaaatgaaattgaaTATGGAAGCAACGAATTAAGCAATAATGACACGTTAAGTAATTATTGTGAGGAAAATTACGAAAGGGAAGATGATAATAGGGGTAGCGACAATGATAAGGATAAAGATATGGACCATGTTGATCCCACATTAGATGCAATAAATTATGAGGGAGATTTAAACAGAGCAATCGAATATGCACAAAAGTGTAACAACGCAGATATGTGGTTCATACTAGGAAAAGCTCAGCTaaagttaaataaaattatagatGCTATTGATAGTTTTGTTAAATCAAATAATCCACAAGCGTACAAAGAAGTTATAGAAAAGTGTAAgcagaataatttttatgaacatttaataacatatttaagcACGCTTAGAGAACATAATTCATTGAAAGATATTTTAGTCGATTCtgaattaatatatgcatatgcaaAACTTAAGAGAACAACAGAAATGACAAAGTTTATTAATAGCACTAACTCAGCAAATTTGCAGCTAATAGGCGATAGATTATACAAAGAACAAGAATATGAAGTtgctaaaattttatatagtaatattcCAAATAATCAGAAATTAAcgttttgttatttaaagCTAAAAGAATATTCGTTAGCCATAGAAGCAGCAAAAAAAGCGAAGAGCATTAAAACTTGGAAAGAGGTCAACTTTATATGTGTTAAGTATAAACAGCTAAAATATGCACACACTGCAGGATTGCAATTAATTATGCATGCAGATCATTTagatgaaattataaaaatatatgaaaagaaaaaatacatttgtGAATTAATTAGTTTATTAGAAAATGGGTTAAGTAATGACAGAGCTCATGTTGGTATATACACAGAATTAGGAATACTATATGCAAAATATAAGCCTGAAAAATTAATGGAatttataagaaattatgcaaataaaatgaatactCGAAAATTAATTGATGTATGCcaatatgaatatttattaaaagaagctgtttatttatatatatcttatgaTGAGTACAATTTAGCAGTAGATACAATTATTAAACATTCACCCACAGCATATTCACCTGATACCTTTATGCAAGTAATACATAAAGTAACAAACAGtgatattatacataaagtCATTGATTTTTACATTGATGAACAtccattaaatttatataatttattaaaaatattagaaaataaaattgataatAATAGGTTAGTtcaaacattaaaaaaatcgAACAACTTACcattaatacaaaaatatttagaagaCATACAAGTACAAAATATTACAGCTGTTAATGAAacattaaatgaaatttatttacaaaatgatGATTACATTAGTTTAGGAAATTCTATTGATGAATATGATAATTTCAACCAAatgaatttaattaataaattagaaaatcATAAATTACCTGAAATGAGAAGAATTGCTGCAttattgtataaaaaaaataagaagtaTAAAGAAGCCATTAACTTATCCAAAAAAGAAGAACAGTATAAGGATGCTATTGAAATAGCTAGAGTgtctaaaaataatttatatattgaagATTTGATAAACCATTTCATcgaaattaataataaagaagcCTTATGTGCATGCTTAATTGTAtgttatgatatattaaagccagattatatttt